Proteins co-encoded in one Azospirillum humicireducens genomic window:
- a CDS encoding ethanolamine ammonia-lyase subunit EutB — protein sequence MAGYHCDLGRQRHRFTDLRAVMACASPRRSGDELAGIAADSDERRVAARMVLADLPLKTFLSEALVPYETDEVTRLIIDRHDAEAFRPVAHMTVGQFRDWLLSYEADTAALTALAPGLTPEMAAAVSKLMRNHDLVCVAAKCSVVTRFRTTVGLPGRLSSRLQPNHPTDDPTGIAASTLDGLLYGIGDAVIGINPATDNVPACIALLEMLDAVRTRFDIPVQSCVLAHVTTTMQAMERGAPVDLVFQSIAGTEKANAGFGVTLSLLAEAQEAARSLKRGTIGDNVMYFETGQGSALSADAHFGVDQQTVETRAYAVARAFDPLLVNTVVGFIGPEYLYDAKQITRAGLEDHFCAKLLGVPMGCDVCYTNHAEADQDDMDVLMTMLATAGVNFLIAVPGADDVMLNYQSLSYHDVLGLRHLLKRPPAPEFEAWLEKAGWLDEQRRLPPWPDQSLVVSALLGSAGR from the coding sequence ATGGCTGGATACCATTGCGATCTGGGGCGGCAGCGCCACCGTTTCACCGATCTGAGGGCGGTGATGGCGTGCGCCTCGCCGCGGCGGTCGGGAGACGAACTGGCGGGCATCGCCGCCGACAGCGACGAGCGGCGGGTGGCGGCGCGCATGGTGCTGGCCGACCTGCCGTTGAAGACCTTCCTGAGCGAGGCGCTGGTCCCCTACGAGACCGACGAGGTGACGCGCCTGATCATCGACCGCCATGATGCCGAGGCCTTCCGGCCGGTGGCGCACATGACGGTCGGGCAATTCCGCGACTGGCTGCTGTCCTACGAGGCCGACACCGCGGCGCTGACGGCGCTCGCCCCCGGCCTGACGCCGGAGATGGCGGCGGCGGTGTCCAAGCTGATGCGCAACCACGATCTGGTCTGCGTCGCCGCCAAATGCTCGGTCGTCACCCGCTTCCGCACCACGGTCGGGCTGCCGGGGCGGCTGTCGAGCCGGCTGCAGCCCAACCATCCGACCGATGACCCGACCGGCATCGCCGCCTCCACGCTCGACGGGCTGCTCTACGGCATCGGCGATGCGGTGATCGGCATCAACCCGGCGACCGACAATGTGCCGGCCTGCATCGCGTTGCTGGAGATGCTGGACGCGGTGCGCACCCGCTTCGACATCCCGGTCCAGTCCTGCGTGCTGGCCCATGTCACCACGACGATGCAGGCGATGGAGCGCGGGGCGCCGGTCGATCTGGTCTTCCAGTCCATCGCCGGCACCGAGAAGGCCAATGCCGGTTTCGGCGTCACCCTGTCGCTGCTGGCCGAGGCGCAGGAGGCGGCCAGATCGCTGAAGCGCGGCACCATCGGCGACAATGTGATGTATTTCGAGACCGGGCAGGGATCGGCCCTGTCGGCCGACGCCCATTTCGGCGTCGACCAGCAGACGGTGGAAACCCGCGCCTATGCGGTTGCCCGCGCCTTCGACCCGTTGCTGGTCAACACGGTGGTCGGCTTCATCGGCCCGGAATATCTCTACGATGCCAAGCAGATCACGCGGGCCGGGCTGGAAGACCATTTCTGCGCCAAGCTGCTGGGCGTGCCGATGGGCTGCGACGTCTGCTACACCAACCATGCCGAGGCCGACCAGGACGACATGGACGTCCTGATGACGATGCTGGCGACCGCGGGCGTCAATTTCCTGATCGCGGTGCCCGGCGCCGACGACGTCATGCTGAATTACCAGAGCCTGTCCTACCACGACGTGCTGGGCCTGCGGCATCTGCTGAAACGCCCGCCGGCGCCCGAGTTCGAGGCGTGGCTGGAGAAGGCCGGCTGGCTCGACGAGCAGCGCCGCCTGCCGCCCTGGCCCGACCAGAGCCTCGTCGTCTCAGCCCTGCTGGGGAGTGCGGGCCGATGA
- the eat gene encoding ethanolamine permease, with protein sequence MSGNTKPELSKSLSGLHLWGIAVGLVISGEYFGWSYGWAAAGTLGFLVTTILIAAMYTTFIFSFTELTTAIPHAGGPFAYSYRAFGPKGGFVAGFATLIEFVFAPPAIALAIGAYLNVQFPGLDPKLAAVGAYVIFMGLNIAGVSIAATFELFVTLLAIFELVVFMGVVFPGFSWANFTANGWAGSNSFGMDAFGGIFAAIPFAIWFFLAIEGAAMAAEETKDPKRTVPRAYIGGILTLVVLAFGTMIFAGGVGDWTALSNINDPLPQAMKAVVGESSGWLHMLVWIGLFGLIASFHGIIMGYSRQIFALSRAGFLPPVFARLHPTRKTPHWAVLAGGVVGIAAIYSDEFIQIGGLPLTANIVTMSVFGAIVMYIMSMAALFRLRVVEPALERPYRAPFYPVFPAISLVLAVLALLTMIYYNALVFGLFVALFALGYLFHIATAGMRAQAGGTSGLGHMDAFTEARTMVD encoded by the coding sequence ATGTCTGGGAACACGAAGCCTGAATTGAGCAAGAGCCTGAGCGGGCTCCATCTGTGGGGGATCGCCGTGGGGCTGGTGATCTCCGGCGAATATTTCGGCTGGAGCTACGGCTGGGCGGCGGCGGGGACGCTGGGCTTCCTCGTCACCACGATCCTGATCGCGGCGATGTACACCACCTTCATCTTCAGCTTCACCGAGCTGACCACCGCCATTCCCCATGCCGGCGGTCCCTTCGCCTACAGCTACCGCGCCTTCGGACCGAAGGGGGGCTTCGTCGCCGGATTCGCCACGCTGATCGAGTTCGTCTTCGCGCCGCCGGCCATCGCGCTCGCCATCGGCGCCTATCTGAACGTGCAGTTTCCGGGGCTCGACCCCAAGCTGGCGGCGGTCGGCGCCTATGTCATCTTCATGGGGCTGAACATCGCCGGCGTGTCCATCGCCGCCACCTTCGAGCTGTTCGTGACGCTGCTGGCGATCTTCGAGCTGGTGGTGTTCATGGGCGTGGTGTTCCCCGGATTCTCCTGGGCCAACTTCACCGCCAACGGTTGGGCCGGGTCGAACAGCTTCGGCATGGATGCCTTCGGCGGCATCTTCGCCGCGATCCCCTTCGCCATCTGGTTCTTCCTGGCGATCGAGGGCGCCGCGATGGCGGCCGAGGAGACCAAGGATCCCAAGCGCACCGTGCCGCGCGCCTATATCGGCGGCATCCTGACGCTGGTGGTGCTGGCCTTCGGCACCATGATCTTCGCCGGCGGCGTCGGCGACTGGACCGCGCTGTCCAACATCAACGATCCGCTGCCGCAGGCGATGAAGGCGGTGGTCGGCGAGTCGAGCGGCTGGCTGCACATGCTGGTGTGGATCGGCCTGTTCGGCCTGATCGCCTCCTTCCACGGCATCATCATGGGCTATTCGCGCCAGATCTTCGCGCTGTCCCGCGCCGGCTTCCTGCCGCCGGTGTTCGCCCGGCTGCACCCGACGCGCAAGACGCCCCATTGGGCCGTGCTGGCCGGCGGCGTGGTCGGCATCGCCGCCATCTATTCCGACGAGTTCATCCAGATCGGCGGCCTGCCGCTGACCGCCAACATCGTCACCATGTCGGTGTTCGGCGCCATCGTCATGTACATCATGAGCATGGCCGCGCTGTTCCGCCTGCGCGTCGTCGAACCGGCGCTGGAGCGGCCGTACCGCGCGCCCTTCTATCCGGTCTTCCCGGCGATCTCGCTGGTGCTGGCGGTGCTCGCCCTGCTGACGATGATCTATTACAACGCGCTGGTGTTCGGGCTGTTCGTCGCGCTGTTCGCCCTGGGCTACCTGTTCCACATCGCCACCGCCGGCATGCGGGCGCAGGCCGGCGGCACGTCCGGGCTGGGGCACATGGATGCCTTCACCGAAGCGCGGACGATGGTGGATTGA
- the eutC gene encoding ethanolamine ammonia-lyase subunit EutC, whose product MSDTQKDPWARFRGATRARIALGRSGDGLPTRALLEFQLAHARARDAVHSAVDFDRLAADLAPLETIRVHSAAPDRPIYLRRPDLGRRLDPASAATLSGGEWDLLFVIADGLSAAAVQVNAAPLVHACAARLPHLRIGPVVLAAQARVALGDEVASAMGARLVALLVGERPGLSAAESLGVYLTWDPKPGRADSERNCISNIHADGLSIQTAADKLCWLATEAARLKLTGVALKEDAPSLAGPDNEKNQLTDRS is encoded by the coding sequence ATGAGCGATACCCAGAAGGATCCGTGGGCGCGCTTCCGCGGCGCCACCCGTGCCCGCATCGCGCTGGGCCGCAGCGGCGACGGCCTGCCGACCAGGGCGCTGCTGGAGTTCCAGCTGGCCCATGCCCGCGCCCGCGACGCGGTGCACAGCGCGGTCGATTTCGACCGGCTGGCCGCCGATCTCGCTCCGCTGGAGACGATCCGCGTCCACAGCGCCGCGCCCGACCGCCCGATTTACCTGCGCCGGCCCGATCTGGGCCGCCGGCTGGATCCGGCCAGTGCGGCGACCCTGTCCGGCGGGGAGTGGGACCTGCTGTTCGTGATCGCCGACGGGCTGTCGGCCGCCGCCGTGCAGGTCAATGCGGCCCCGCTGGTCCATGCCTGCGCGGCACGGCTCCCGCATCTGCGCATCGGCCCGGTGGTGCTGGCCGCACAGGCGCGCGTGGCATTGGGCGACGAGGTGGCGTCGGCGATGGGCGCCCGTCTCGTCGCGCTGCTGGTGGGGGAGCGGCCGGGCCTGTCGGCGGCGGAATCGCTGGGGGTCTATCTGACCTGGGACCCGAAGCCCGGCCGCGCCGATTCCGAACGCAACTGCATTTCCAACATCCATGCCGACGGCCTGTCGATCCAGACGGCCGCCGACAAGCTGTGCTGGCTCGCAACCGAGGCGGCGCGGCTGAAACTGACGGGGGTCGCCCTGAAGGAGGACGCCCCGTCCCTGGCCGGTCCGGACAACGAGAAAAACCAACTGACCGACCGGTCTTGA